In the genome of Mugil cephalus isolate CIBA_MC_2020 chromosome 21, CIBA_Mcephalus_1.1, whole genome shotgun sequence, one region contains:
- the fbxo25 gene encoding F-box only protein 25 isoform X1, producing the protein MPFLGKDWRSPGWSWTKTENGWKEDNNKEIDFKELCSDNGESLFVGDVCELVTTKKGKEFYNNTTKSQFAFRDKWIYIHKGSTKERHGYCTLGEALNRLDFSSAIQDLRRFNYVAKLFQLIAKSQLSSLSGAAQKNYFNILEKIVRKVLEDHYNPRLVKELLNDLSSTLHGLTIHVGRCVLVGNVNIWLCRLESIGKWQQELNDLQIPEQMCSGMSFDDLPLHMQSKILYKLSDACDIINLGQATPTLNILSENRILWKKLCHFHFSDKPFCRNLVLSKSDNVDWKLMYFTLQKHYPVKEQYGDTLHFCKHCSILFWKDRHLALLFKDCDHPCSANDPDSCLMPISPQDFIDLFKF; encoded by the exons GCTCTGCAGTGACAACGGTGAAAGTCTGTTCGTCGGAGATGTGTGTGAGCTCGTCACCACGAAAAAGGGGAAGGAATTctacaacaacaccaccaaaTCACAAT TTGCTTTCAGGGATAAATGGATCTACATTCACAAAGGGAGCACCAAAGAA CGACACGGATACTGCACGCTTGGCGAAGCTCTCAATCGTCTGGATTTTTCCAGCGCCATTCAGGACTTGAGAAGGTTTAACTACGTCGCAAAA CTTTTCCAGCTAATAGCCAAGAGTCAGCTGTCCTCTTTGAGCGGAGCCGCCcagaaaaactatttcaataTACTGGAGAAGATCGTACGAAAGG tCCTTGAGGACCACTACAATCCACGGCTCGTCAAGGAGCTTCTGAACGACCTGAGCTCCACGCTGCACGGTCTAACCATCCACGTTGGACGATGTGTCCTCGTGGGCAACGTCAACATCTGGCTGTGCCGTCTGGAGAGCATTGGGAAATGGCAGCAGGAGCTCAACGACCTGCAGATCCCCGAG CAAATGTGTAGCGGTATGTCATTCGACGACCTGCCGCTGCACATGCAGAGCAAGATCCTCTACAAGTTGTCTGACGCCTGTGACATCATTAACCTGGGACAGGCCACGCCCACGTTGAACATCCTCAGTGAGAACAGGATTCTGTGGAAGAAACTCTGCCACTTTCACTTCTCAGACAAACCG TTCTGTAGGAATTTGGTTTTATCCAAGAGTGACAACGTGGACTGGAAGCTGATGTATTTCACCCTGCAGAAACACTATCCGGTGAAGGAGCAGTACGGAGACACGTTACACTTCTGCAAACACTGTAGCATCCTCTTCTGGAAG GATCGCCACCTGGCTTTGTTATTCAAG GACTGTGACCACCCATGCTCAGCCAACGATCCAGACAGCTGCCTGATGCCCATCTCCCCGCAGGACTTTATCGACCTCTTTAAGTTCTAA
- the fbxo25 gene encoding F-box only protein 25 isoform X2, translating to MPFLGKDWRSPGWSWTKTENGWKEDNNKEIDFKELCSDNGESLFVGDVCELVTTKKGKEFYNNTTKSQFAFRDKWIYIHKGSTKERHGYCTLGEALNRLDFSSAIQDLRRFNYVAKLFQLIAKSQLSSLSGAAQKNYFNILEKIVRKVLEDHYNPRLVKELLNDLSSTLHGLTIHVGRCVLVGNVNIWLCRLESIGKWQQELNDLQIPEQMCSGMSFDDLPLHMQSKILYKLSDACDIINLGQATPTLNILSENRILWKKLCHFHFSDKPFCRNLVLSKSDNVDWKLMYFTLQKHYPVKEQYGDTLHFCKHCSILFWKDCDHPCSANDPDSCLMPISPQDFIDLFKF from the exons GCTCTGCAGTGACAACGGTGAAAGTCTGTTCGTCGGAGATGTGTGTGAGCTCGTCACCACGAAAAAGGGGAAGGAATTctacaacaacaccaccaaaTCACAAT TTGCTTTCAGGGATAAATGGATCTACATTCACAAAGGGAGCACCAAAGAA CGACACGGATACTGCACGCTTGGCGAAGCTCTCAATCGTCTGGATTTTTCCAGCGCCATTCAGGACTTGAGAAGGTTTAACTACGTCGCAAAA CTTTTCCAGCTAATAGCCAAGAGTCAGCTGTCCTCTTTGAGCGGAGCCGCCcagaaaaactatttcaataTACTGGAGAAGATCGTACGAAAGG tCCTTGAGGACCACTACAATCCACGGCTCGTCAAGGAGCTTCTGAACGACCTGAGCTCCACGCTGCACGGTCTAACCATCCACGTTGGACGATGTGTCCTCGTGGGCAACGTCAACATCTGGCTGTGCCGTCTGGAGAGCATTGGGAAATGGCAGCAGGAGCTCAACGACCTGCAGATCCCCGAG CAAATGTGTAGCGGTATGTCATTCGACGACCTGCCGCTGCACATGCAGAGCAAGATCCTCTACAAGTTGTCTGACGCCTGTGACATCATTAACCTGGGACAGGCCACGCCCACGTTGAACATCCTCAGTGAGAACAGGATTCTGTGGAAGAAACTCTGCCACTTTCACTTCTCAGACAAACCG TTCTGTAGGAATTTGGTTTTATCCAAGAGTGACAACGTGGACTGGAAGCTGATGTATTTCACCCTGCAGAAACACTATCCGGTGAAGGAGCAGTACGGAGACACGTTACACTTCTGCAAACACTGTAGCATCCTCTTCTGGAAG GACTGTGACCACCCATGCTCAGCCAACGATCCAGACAGCTGCCTGATGCCCATCTCCCCGCAGGACTTTATCGACCTCTTTAAGTTCTAA